One stretch of Paraburkholderia fungorum DNA includes these proteins:
- a CDS encoding alpha/beta fold hydrolase yields MSMNFRRHALLALLSVCVCAVAPAVSSASAATPASVAAAAALSQASPVAASAASVSAAADNSGPAYGPELQGFTYPAPVGRFDFTSQGVALQMAYMDVKPAHPNGRTAVLLHGKNFCAATWDATIQKLSDAGYRVIAPDQIGFCKSSKPEHYQYSFQQLARNTHALLESLGVTDATMIGHSTGGMLAIRYALMYPRETQQLVLVNPIGLEDWKAKGVPSLSVDQWYERELKTTADGIRRYEQSTYYAGQWRADYEPWVQMLAGMYRGPGKDIVAWNSALLYDMIYTQPVVYELGQLSMPTLLLIGQKDTTAIGKDAAPPEVRAKIGHYPELGKAAAKAIPHATLVEFAADGHAPQMQDPQAFHKALLDGLAAVPTNR; encoded by the coding sequence ATCTCGATGAATTTTCGCCGTCATGCCCTGCTTGCCCTGTTGAGTGTCTGCGTGTGCGCGGTTGCGCCCGCCGTGTCTTCTGCTTCGGCCGCCACGCCGGCAAGCGTCGCAGCGGCTGCCGCGTTGAGCCAGGCGAGTCCGGTCGCGGCCAGCGCCGCGTCGGTGAGCGCCGCCGCGGATAACAGCGGCCCCGCTTATGGCCCGGAATTGCAGGGCTTTACCTATCCCGCGCCGGTCGGGCGTTTCGATTTCACGTCGCAAGGCGTCGCGCTGCAAATGGCCTACATGGACGTCAAGCCGGCGCATCCGAACGGCCGCACGGCGGTGCTGCTGCACGGCAAGAACTTCTGCGCGGCGACCTGGGACGCAACGATCCAGAAACTCAGCGATGCCGGATATCGCGTGATCGCGCCGGATCAGATCGGCTTCTGCAAGTCGAGCAAGCCCGAGCACTACCAGTACAGTTTTCAACAATTGGCACGCAATACCCACGCGCTGCTCGAATCGCTCGGCGTGACGGACGCGACGATGATCGGCCATTCGACCGGCGGTATGCTGGCGATCCGCTACGCGTTGATGTATCCGCGTGAGACGCAGCAACTGGTGCTGGTCAATCCGATCGGTCTGGAGGACTGGAAGGCGAAGGGCGTGCCGTCGTTGTCGGTGGATCAATGGTACGAGCGCGAACTGAAGACGACCGCCGACGGCATCCGCCGCTACGAGCAGTCCACTTATTACGCCGGTCAGTGGCGCGCCGACTATGAGCCGTGGGTGCAGATGCTCGCGGGCATGTATCGCGGACCGGGCAAGGACATCGTCGCGTGGAATTCCGCGCTGCTGTACGACATGATTTACACGCAGCCTGTTGTTTACGAGCTTGGTCAACTGAGCATGCCGACACTGCTGCTGATCGGCCAGAAGGACACCACGGCGATCGGCAAGGATGCCGCACCGCCCGAGGTGCGCGCGAAGATCGGCCATTACCCGGAGTTGGGCAAAGCGGCGGCGAAAGCGATTCCGCATGCGACGCTGGTCGAATTCGCCGCCGACGGCCACGCGCCGCAAATGCAGGACCCGCAGGCGTTTCATAAGGCGCTGCTGGATGGGCTGGCGGCGGTGCCGACGAATCGGTGA
- a CDS encoding rhodanese-related sulfurtransferase produces MTFVKEFRNRSFEDVRASLLEREEIALLDVREEEPHAGGHPLFAANLPLSRLELDAPVRLPRLAVPIVLFDAGENYAQRAAERLTELGYTDVALLEGGLQGWRTAGGELFRDVNVPGKAFGELVQQVRHTPTLSAQQVQDLIDSEANVVVFDARRFDEYQTMNIPGSISVAGAELLLGARQLAPDPATRIIVNCAGRTRSIIGAQSLINASVPNPVAALRNGTIGWTLSGQPLAHGSSRRFDPAATGDAVRLAAAESARALADRARVGRTSRDEARRWAGEAVRTVYRFDVRSPEEYEAGHVPGFRSAPGGQLVQEADVFAPVRGARVILADNDGVRANMTASWLAQMNIEAYVVDGLMPADFAEKGPAPAARFAPAAPAADEITGADLVTLLQSRGTVVLDFTSSENYVKRHIPGAWFVIRSQLGDVLRQLPDAQRYVLTCGSSLLARFAAPEVAALTGCPVQVLTGGTAAWIDAGLPVESGETRMASPRIDRYRRPYEGTDHPLDAMNAYLEWEQGLVAQLERDGTHRFRVI; encoded by the coding sequence ATGACTTTCGTTAAAGAGTTTCGTAACCGATCATTCGAAGATGTACGTGCGTCGTTGCTGGAGCGCGAGGAAATCGCGCTGCTCGACGTGCGGGAAGAGGAGCCGCACGCAGGCGGTCATCCGTTGTTTGCCGCGAATCTGCCGTTATCGCGGCTCGAACTGGACGCACCCGTGCGTTTGCCGCGTCTCGCGGTGCCGATCGTTCTGTTCGATGCCGGCGAAAATTACGCGCAACGCGCCGCCGAACGCCTGACCGAACTGGGCTATACCGATGTCGCGTTGCTCGAAGGCGGCCTGCAAGGCTGGCGCACGGCCGGCGGCGAACTGTTCCGCGACGTCAACGTGCCGGGCAAGGCGTTCGGCGAACTCGTGCAGCAGGTGCGTCATACGCCGACGTTGAGCGCGCAGCAGGTGCAGGATCTGATCGACAGCGAGGCCAACGTCGTCGTGTTCGACGCGCGCCGCTTCGACGAATATCAGACCATGAATATTCCCGGCAGCATCAGCGTGGCGGGCGCGGAATTGCTGCTGGGCGCGCGGCAACTCGCGCCGGACCCGGCCACGCGGATCATCGTCAATTGCGCGGGGCGCACGCGCAGCATCATCGGCGCGCAGTCGCTGATCAATGCGAGTGTGCCGAATCCGGTCGCGGCGCTGCGCAACGGCACGATCGGCTGGACGTTGTCGGGTCAGCCGCTCGCGCACGGCAGCTCACGCCGCTTCGACCCGGCCGCCACCGGCGACGCCGTGCGTCTCGCCGCCGCCGAATCCGCGCGTGCGCTCGCGGATCGCGCGCGGGTAGGCCGCACGTCACGCGACGAGGCTCGCCGCTGGGCCGGAGAAGCGGTGCGTACCGTGTATCGCTTCGACGTGCGGTCGCCGGAAGAATACGAAGCGGGGCACGTGCCCGGCTTTCGTAGCGCACCGGGCGGCCAGTTGGTGCAGGAGGCCGACGTGTTCGCGCCGGTGCGCGGCGCGCGCGTGATTCTCGCGGACAACGACGGCGTGCGCGCGAACATGACGGCGTCGTGGCTCGCGCAGATGAACATCGAGGCGTACGTCGTGGACGGCCTGATGCCCGCCGACTTCGCCGAGAAAGGCCCGGCGCCCGCAGCGCGATTTGCGCCCGCCGCACCCGCCGCCGACGAAATCACGGGAGCCGATCTCGTCACGTTGCTGCAATCGCGCGGCACAGTGGTGCTCGATTTCACGTCGAGCGAGAATTATGTGAAGCGTCATATTCCCGGCGCGTGGTTCGTAATCCGCTCGCAACTCGGCGATGTGCTGCGCCAGTTGCCCGATGCGCAACGCTATGTGCTGACATGCGGCAGCAGTCTGCTCGCGCGCTTTGCGGCGCCGGAAGTTGCTGCGTTGACCGGATGCCCCGTACAGGTGCTCACGGGCGGTACGGCGGCGTGGATCGACGCGGGTCTGCCGGTCGAAAGCGGGGAGACGCGCATGGCGTCGCCGCGTATCGACCGGTATCGCCGTCCTTACGAGGGCACCGATCACCCGCTCGACGCGATGAACGCGTATCTGGAGTGGGAGCAGGGGCTGGTCGCGCAACTGGAGCGGGACGGCACGCACCGCTTCCGGGTGATCTGA
- a CDS encoding patatin-like phospholipase family protein, which translates to MIRRRRYSRIGLVLGGGAARGWAHIGAIRALHDAGIKPDVVCGTSIGALVGAVYANGDLDWLEEWVSRLSWQTVVRLLDLRISGGLLGGRKVIQLFAEKFAGCSIAQLKMPFAAVATELDTGREIWLQDGSTIDSVRASIAIPGIFTPVWHNGVWLVDGGLSNPVPVSVARGMRADCVIAIDLNNDILNGRDFGGAVVETPALDPAAPPPVSLRRNGKPWPRWLAPADTPVTDDVRVAPPRSARVPSMLSSVAQSIDIMQVRITRSRLAGEPADILIQPRLGGMGIFDFHRAAPAIEEGRAAVEYMLPAIRARLGMD; encoded by the coding sequence ATGATACGTCGACGTCGGTACAGCCGTATCGGGCTGGTGTTGGGAGGGGGCGCCGCGCGCGGCTGGGCGCATATCGGGGCAATTCGCGCGTTGCACGACGCGGGCATCAAGCCCGACGTGGTGTGCGGCACGTCGATCGGCGCGCTGGTCGGCGCCGTGTACGCGAACGGCGATCTCGACTGGCTCGAAGAGTGGGTATCGCGTCTTAGCTGGCAGACGGTGGTGCGCCTGCTCGACCTGCGCATCTCGGGCGGCCTGCTCGGCGGACGCAAGGTGATCCAGCTATTCGCGGAGAAATTCGCCGGTTGCTCGATCGCGCAACTGAAGATGCCGTTCGCGGCGGTCGCCACCGAACTCGATACCGGCCGCGAAATCTGGCTTCAGGACGGCAGCACGATCGACTCGGTGCGCGCATCGATTGCGATTCCGGGCATTTTCACGCCCGTGTGGCACAACGGCGTGTGGCTGGTGGACGGCGGGCTGAGCAATCCGGTGCCGGTGTCGGTTGCACGCGGTATGCGCGCGGATTGCGTGATCGCCATCGATCTGAATAACGACATTCTGAACGGCCGCGATTTCGGCGGCGCGGTGGTTGAAACACCCGCGCTCGATCCGGCCGCGCCGCCGCCGGTCTCGTTACGCCGCAACGGCAAGCCGTGGCCGCGCTGGCTCGCGCCCGCCGACACACCCGTCACCGACGACGTGCGGGTCGCGCCGCCGCGCAGCGCGCGCGTACCGTCGATGCTGAGTTCGGTCGCGCAAAGCATCGACATCATGCAGGTGCGGATCACGCGCAGCCGGCTCGCGGGAGAGCCGGCAGACATCCTGATCCAGCCGCGGCTCGGCGGCATGGGCATTTTCGATTTTCACCGCGCGGCGCCGGCAATCGAAGAAGGGCGCGCGGCGGTCGAATACATGCTGCCGGCGATCCGCGCGCGCCTGGGAATGGACTAA
- a CDS encoding SDR family NAD(P)-dependent oxidoreductase: MTTPFDFRGKTALVTGASSGIGRAFAFALAKRGARLLLVARSHDKLRDLAEELRRDYACDADYLTADLSTSEAVHAIAAHLKAAERVVDVLVNNAGFAAYGRFESIPLSRQRDEVLVNCMAAVELAHLVLPGMLAKSAGVVINVASTAAFQPDPYMAVYGATKAFLLSFSEAVWAENRHRGVRVVAVCPGATQTGFFDVVGAQEAAVGTPMPVASVIDDAFFAVDRNRSHRVVGKANRLLSCLPRLLNRQGAARLVERMLRPRQAHALATGHANS, encoded by the coding sequence ATGACCACCCCCTTCGATTTTCGCGGCAAGACCGCTCTTGTCACCGGCGCATCGTCCGGTATCGGACGTGCGTTTGCCTTCGCCCTGGCTAAACGGGGAGCCCGACTGCTGCTGGTAGCGCGCTCGCACGACAAGCTGCGCGATCTCGCCGAGGAACTACGGCGCGACTACGCGTGCGACGCGGATTACCTGACTGCCGACTTGAGCACGTCCGAAGCGGTACACGCAATCGCCGCTCACCTGAAGGCAGCGGAAAGAGTCGTCGATGTTCTGGTCAACAATGCGGGCTTTGCGGCGTATGGACGCTTCGAGTCCATTCCGCTGTCGCGTCAGCGCGATGAAGTGCTGGTGAACTGCATGGCCGCGGTCGAACTGGCGCATCTCGTGCTGCCGGGCATGCTGGCGAAATCCGCTGGCGTCGTCATCAACGTGGCGTCGACGGCGGCGTTTCAGCCCGATCCGTACATGGCCGTCTACGGCGCCACGAAGGCGTTTCTTCTGTCATTCTCCGAAGCCGTCTGGGCCGAGAACCGGCATCGGGGAGTTCGGGTGGTCGCCGTGTGTCCGGGCGCGACGCAAACCGGTTTCTTCGACGTCGTCGGCGCGCAGGAAGCCGCCGTCGGCACGCCGATGCCGGTGGCAAGCGTGATCGACGATGCTTTTTTTGCGGTGGACCGCAACAGAAGCCATCGGGTTGTCGGGAAGGCGAACCGGCTGCTTTCCTGTCTGCCGAGACTGTTGAACCGTCAGGGCGCGGCCCGACTTGTCGAGAGGATGCTCAGGCCGAGGCAAGCGCACGCGCTGGCGACAGGGCACGCAAACAGCTAG
- a CDS encoding ABC transporter permease: MIDILNQFWRAFLYWDGQRVSGLAVTLWLLVASIGIGFVCSIPLAVARVSKNRWLSTPVRIYTYVFRGTPLYVQLLLIYTGIYSLNVVRSHNLLDAFFRSGFHCAILAFALNTCAYTTEIFAGAIRSTSHGEVEAARAYGMSWFTMYRRIVIPSALRRALPLYSNEVILMLHATTVAFTATVPDILKVARDANSATYQSFNAFGLAALIYLVVSFALVALFRRAERHWLAYLAVRTH; this comes from the coding sequence ATGATCGACATCCTCAATCAATTCTGGCGCGCGTTCCTGTACTGGGACGGTCAGCGCGTATCGGGTCTCGCGGTCACACTGTGGCTGCTGGTGGCGTCGATCGGCATCGGCTTCGTGTGCTCGATTCCGCTGGCCGTGGCGCGCGTGTCGAAGAACCGCTGGCTCTCGACGCCGGTGCGAATCTACACGTACGTGTTTCGCGGTACGCCGCTTTACGTGCAATTGCTGCTGATCTATACCGGCATCTACAGCCTGAATGTCGTGCGCTCGCACAATCTGCTCGACGCGTTTTTTCGCAGCGGTTTTCACTGCGCGATTCTCGCGTTCGCGTTGAACACCTGCGCGTACACCACCGAGATCTTCGCGGGCGCGATCCGCTCGACGTCGCACGGCGAAGTGGAAGCGGCTCGCGCGTACGGCATGAGCTGGTTCACGATGTACCGGCGCATTGTGATACCGTCCGCGCTGCGGCGGGCATTGCCGTTGTACAGTAACGAAGTGATCCTGATGCTGCACGCCACCACGGTCGCTTTCACGGCCACAGTGCCCGACATCCTGAAGGTCGCGCGCGACGCGAATTCCGCCACGTATCAGTCGTTCAACGCGTTCGGGCTCGCGGCGCTGATTTACCTGGTGGTGTCGTTTGCGCTGGTGGCGCTGTTCCGCCGCGCAGAGCGTCACTGGCTGGCTTATCTGGCGGTGCGCACGCACTGA
- the glgA gene encoding glycogen synthase GlgA, producing MTIRALHVASELYPLLKTGGLADVAGALPPALIERGADVRVLLPGFPAVLAGLTDLHPVAQLGRRFDTPGITLERGTLGANGLIVYVIRAESLYNRPGNPYLNNEHVPYGDNAQRFALLGWVAAQLAQQLDPTWSAQIVHAHDWHAGLAPAYLKAAERQHGRPVARSVFTVHNLAYQGVFPAHQFGQLALPDDFFNIAGVEFYGQLSFLKAGLFYSDRITTVSPTYAREIQTLSQGGGLDGLLRHRSHDLSGILNGVDYAVWNPSTDALLDTHYSATRLAGKAACKEALQKRFGLAQKSDALLFGVVSRLTEQKGLDLLLGGVPEIVKRGGQLVVFGTGDPALENGLKRVAQSHPESVAVELGFDETLAHTIVAGSDVIAVPSRFEPCGLTQLYALAYGSLPLVHCVGGLADTVVDASLENLADDLATGFVFERFEPHGLAAAIRRAFALYDRRTEWKATQRRAMQQDFGWGASAERYLALYRELT from the coding sequence ATGACGATTCGCGCCCTGCACGTCGCAAGCGAGCTGTATCCCCTTCTCAAAACGGGCGGTCTCGCCGATGTCGCGGGCGCACTGCCGCCCGCGCTGATCGAGCGCGGCGCCGATGTGCGGGTGCTGCTGCCCGGCTTCCCAGCCGTACTGGCCGGTCTGACCGACCTGCATCCGGTCGCGCAGCTAGGGCGCCGCTTCGACACACCGGGGATCACGCTCGAGCGCGGCACGCTGGGGGCGAACGGGCTGATCGTCTACGTGATCCGCGCCGAGTCGCTGTATAACCGGCCGGGCAATCCGTATCTGAACAACGAACACGTGCCCTATGGCGACAACGCGCAGCGTTTTGCGCTGCTCGGCTGGGTCGCCGCACAACTCGCGCAGCAACTGGACCCGACGTGGTCCGCGCAGATCGTCCACGCGCACGACTGGCACGCCGGGCTAGCGCCCGCCTATCTGAAAGCGGCCGAGCGCCAGCACGGCCGGCCGGTCGCGCGCAGTGTCTTCACCGTGCACAACCTCGCCTATCAGGGCGTGTTTCCCGCGCACCAGTTCGGCCAACTCGCGCTGCCGGACGACTTCTTCAACATCGCCGGCGTCGAGTTCTACGGACAACTGTCGTTTCTCAAAGCTGGCCTTTTCTATAGCGACCGCATCACGACCGTCAGCCCGACCTACGCGCGCGAAATCCAGACGCTTTCGCAGGGCGGCGGGCTCGACGGACTGCTGCGGCATCGTTCGCACGATCTGAGCGGGATCCTGAACGGCGTCGACTATGCCGTCTGGAATCCCTCCACCGACGCGCTGCTCGACACTCACTACAGCGCCACCCGTCTCGCCGGCAAAGCGGCCTGCAAGGAAGCGTTGCAAAAGCGCTTCGGCCTCGCGCAGAAAAGCGACGCGCTGCTGTTCGGCGTGGTGAGCCGTCTGACCGAGCAGAAAGGCCTCGATCTGCTGCTTGGCGGCGTGCCCGAGATCGTCAAACGCGGCGGTCAACTGGTGGTGTTCGGCACCGGCGATCCAGCGCTCGAGAACGGTTTGAAACGCGTCGCGCAGTCGCATCCCGAGTCGGTGGCGGTCGAACTCGGTTTCGATGAAACGCTCGCGCATACGATCGTCGCGGGCAGCGACGTGATCGCCGTGCCGTCGCGTTTCGAGCCATGCGGGCTCACGCAGTTGTACGCGCTCGCTTATGGATCGCTGCCGCTGGTGCATTGCGTTGGCGGTCTCGCTGACACCGTGGTGGACGCGTCGCTCGAAAATCTCGCCGACGATCTCGCCACCGGCTTCGTCTTCGAACGATTCGAGCCGCACGGACTCGCCGCCGCGATCCGCCGGGCCTTCGCGCTCTACGACCGGCGCACCGAGTGGAAAGCGACGCAACGGCGCGCGATGCAGCAGGATTTCGGCTGGGGCGCGTCGGCGGAGCGCTATCTGGCGTTGTATCGCGAGCTGACGTAG
- a CDS encoding LLM class flavin-dependent oxidoreductase → MIPFSVLDLAPVNAGATPTDAFRNSLDLAQHAESWNYRRFWLAEHHNMTGIASAATSVVIGYVAGGTKTIRVGSGGVMLPNHAPLVIAEQFGTLASLYPGRIDLGLGRAPGTDQSTARALRRDLQNSAESFPDDVVELQRYFADPVPGQRIRAVPGAGLQVPLWLLGSSLFSAQLAAALGLPFAFASHFAPDYMLTALQVYRSQFRPSATLDKPYAMVGVNLFAADSNDEAQHLFTSLQQQFINLRRGTPGQLQPPVERLEASEMELNNVAHSLACTALGDRDTVRDALKSIIDQTGANELMLTAQIYDHKARLRSFEIGAQVREELAAAK, encoded by the coding sequence ATGATCCCCTTCTCAGTCCTCGATCTGGCGCCGGTCAACGCGGGCGCGACGCCCACCGACGCATTCAGGAATTCGCTCGATCTCGCGCAGCACGCGGAAAGCTGGAACTACCGCCGCTTCTGGCTCGCCGAACATCACAACATGACAGGTATCGCGAGCGCGGCGACCTCGGTGGTGATCGGTTATGTGGCCGGCGGCACGAAGACCATTCGCGTCGGCTCGGGCGGCGTGATGCTGCCGAACCACGCGCCGCTCGTGATCGCGGAGCAGTTCGGAACGCTCGCGTCGCTCTATCCCGGCCGGATCGACCTCGGCCTCGGCCGCGCGCCGGGCACCGATCAGAGCACCGCGCGCGCGTTGCGGCGCGATCTGCAAAACAGCGCGGAGTCGTTCCCCGACGACGTCGTCGAATTGCAGCGCTATTTCGCCGATCCGGTGCCGGGTCAGCGGATTCGCGCAGTGCCGGGTGCGGGTTTGCAGGTGCCGCTGTGGCTGCTGGGTTCGTCGCTGTTCAGCGCGCAACTCGCGGCGGCGCTCGGTCTGCCGTTCGCGTTCGCATCGCACTTCGCACCCGATTACATGCTGACCGCGTTGCAGGTTTATCGCTCGCAATTCAGGCCATCCGCGACGCTCGACAAGCCGTATGCGATGGTCGGCGTGAATCTGTTCGCCGCCGATTCCAACGACGAAGCGCAGCATCTGTTCACGTCGCTGCAACAGCAGTTCATCAATTTGCGACGGGGCACGCCGGGGCAATTGCAGCCGCCGGTGGAACGGCTCGAAGCGTCGGAGATGGAGTTGAATAACGTTGCGCATTCGCTCGCGTGCACCGCGTTGGGAGATCGCGACACGGTGCGCGATGCACTGAAGTCGATCATCGATCAGACCGGCGCGAACGAGTTGATGCTGACCGCGCAGATTTACGATCACAAGGCGCGGTTGCGCTCGTTCGAGATTGGGGCGCAGGTGCGGGAAGAGTTGGCTGCCGCGAAGTGA
- a CDS encoding heavy metal-responsive transcriptional regulator produces the protein MRIGELCRQAGVSRDTVRYYERMGLLDKATQPNVSNTYKCYSALALQRIRLIVHAKALGFTLAEIRDVIDVWDGPGFGAEQKVACLQAKLKELDEKSHALSALRAGLLNALDKVGGECVEVEAVS, from the coding sequence ATGCGCATTGGCGAGCTATGCAGACAGGCGGGCGTTTCCCGCGATACGGTTCGCTATTACGAGAGAATGGGTCTGCTGGATAAGGCCACGCAACCCAACGTATCGAATACCTACAAGTGTTATTCCGCGCTCGCGTTGCAACGGATTCGTCTGATCGTCCACGCGAAGGCGCTAGGTTTCACGCTCGCGGAAATTCGCGACGTCATCGATGTGTGGGATGGTCCGGGTTTTGGAGCGGAGCAAAAAGTGGCCTGTTTGCAGGCAAAGCTCAAGGAACTCGACGAAAAGAGTCATGCATTGAGCGCGTTGCGAGCAGGGCTGCTGAACGCGCTGGATAAGGTTGGCGGCGAGTGTGTCGAGGTTGAAGCGGTTTCGTGA
- the glgC gene encoding glucose-1-phosphate adenylyltransferase → MDTPSRLNDVQRSTLAIVLAGGRGTRLGPLTNKRVKPAVHFGGKYRIIDFALSNCLNSGIRRIAVVTQYKAHSLLRHMQRGWSFLRGEFGEFIDLWPAQQRVEGAHWYRGTADAVFQNLDIIRSIRPKYVVVLAGDHIYKMDYTRMIADHAESGADCTVGCIEVPRMDAVAFGVMAVDENRRVTGFVEKPADPPSMPGRPDIALASMGIYVFNADYLYSLLEENISSIDTDHDFGKDILPRVVTQGTAIAHPFSMSCVSSDPSVEPYWRDVGTIDAYWAANLDLASTIPTLDLYDRNWPIWTYVEQLPPAKFVRDMKGLQGSGNNLIVCGGCVISGSQISRSVLSSNVKVSSFCNINEAVLLPQVTVGASCRLQKVVIDRGCAIPDGTVIGEDPVADAERFYRTDDGVVLVTPEALRPKSK, encoded by the coding sequence ATGGACACTCCGTCACGGCTGAACGATGTGCAACGCTCAACCCTCGCCATCGTCCTCGCAGGCGGCAGAGGCACACGGCTCGGCCCGCTCACCAACAAGCGCGTGAAGCCCGCGGTGCACTTCGGCGGCAAATACCGGATCATCGACTTCGCGTTGTCCAACTGTCTGAACTCCGGCATCCGGCGCATCGCCGTGGTCACGCAGTACAAGGCGCACTCGCTGTTGCGCCATATGCAGCGCGGCTGGAGTTTCCTGCGCGGCGAATTCGGCGAATTCATCGACCTGTGGCCGGCGCAGCAGCGCGTGGAAGGCGCTCACTGGTATCGCGGCACCGCCGACGCGGTGTTCCAGAACCTCGACATCATCCGCTCGATCCGGCCGAAATACGTGGTGGTGCTGGCAGGCGACCACATCTACAAGATGGACTACACGCGGATGATCGCCGACCACGCGGAGAGCGGCGCGGATTGCACGGTGGGATGCATCGAGGTGCCGCGCATGGACGCGGTCGCGTTCGGTGTGATGGCGGTGGACGAAAACCGCCGCGTCACCGGTTTCGTCGAAAAGCCCGCCGACCCGCCCTCGATGCCAGGCCGCCCGGACATCGCGCTGGCCAGCATGGGCATCTATGTGTTCAACGCCGACTATCTGTACTCGCTGCTCGAAGAGAACATTTCGTCGATCGATACCGACCACGATTTCGGCAAGGACATCCTGCCGCGCGTCGTTACCCAGGGCACGGCGATCGCGCATCCGTTCAGCATGTCGTGCGTATCGTCGGACCCGAGCGTGGAGCCGTACTGGCGCGATGTCGGCACGATCGACGCTTACTGGGCGGCCAATCTCGACCTCGCGTCGACGATCCCCACGCTCGATCTGTACGACCGCAACTGGCCGATCTGGACTTACGTGGAACAGTTGCCGCCCGCCAAGTTCGTCCGCGATATGAAAGGTTTGCAGGGCTCGGGCAACAACCTGATCGTCTGCGGCGGGTGTGTGATCTCGGGGTCGCAGATTTCGCGCTCGGTGTTGTCGTCGAACGTCAAGGTGAGTTCGTTCTGTAATATCAATGAGGCAGTCTTGTTGCCGCAGGTCACGGTCGGCGCGAGTTGCCGGTTGCAGAAGGTGGTGATCGACCGCGGCTGTGCGATACCGGACGGTACGGTGATCGGCGAGGATCCGGTCGCGGACGCCGAGCGGTTTTATCGCACGGACGACGGTGTCGTGCTGGTCACGCCCGAGGCGCTGCGGCCGAAGTCGAAGTAA
- a CDS encoding ABC transporter permease: MFLYGFGPVLLAGTIQTIELSVLSLATAVLLGLAGAAAKLSFNRPLRAIATGYTTLIRSVPDLVLMLLLFYSIQIGVNNLTDALNLPQFDIDPFVAGVLTLGFIYGAYFTETFRGAFLSVPRGQLEAGSAYGMSGARVFTRILFPQMMRFALPGIGNNWQVLVKATALVSIIGLADIVKAAQDAGKSTFNMFFFILVAALIYLAITSVSNLVLIWLGRRYSIGVRHAEL, translated from the coding sequence GTGTTCCTATACGGCTTTGGCCCAGTATTGCTGGCCGGCACGATCCAGACGATCGAGCTGTCCGTGCTGTCGCTCGCGACGGCCGTCCTGCTCGGACTCGCGGGCGCGGCCGCGAAGCTGTCGTTCAACCGTCCGTTGCGGGCCATCGCGACCGGCTATACGACGCTGATCCGCTCGGTGCCCGACCTCGTGCTGATGCTGCTGCTGTTCTACAGCATCCAGATCGGGGTCAACAATCTGACCGACGCGTTGAATCTGCCGCAGTTCGACATCGATCCGTTCGTGGCCGGTGTGCTGACGCTCGGCTTCATCTACGGTGCGTATTTCACCGAGACCTTTCGCGGCGCGTTCCTCTCCGTGCCGCGCGGCCAACTGGAAGCGGGCAGCGCGTACGGCATGAGCGGCGCGCGCGTGTTCACCCGCATCCTGTTTCCGCAGATGATGCGCTTCGCGCTGCCCGGCATCGGCAACAACTGGCAGGTGCTGGTCAAGGCGACGGCGCTGGTGTCGATCATCGGTCTCGCCGATATCGTCAAGGCCGCGCAGGACGCGGGCAAGAGCACCTTCAACATGTTCTTCTTCATTCTGGTCGCCGCGCTGATTTACCTGGCGATCACCTCGGTATCGAATCTCGTGCTGATCTGGCTGGGCCGGCGCTATTCGATCGGCGTGCGGCACGCGGAGCTTTGA